TCGGGTGCAATGCTGTAATTAGCTAAGAATACATGGTAATATGAATTGGATCTTTCAATGGAGAGTTCAGAGTGTTGTTGCAGTCTGCAACAACACTCATGTCGGAGGAGACTACTTATGAGATTTCAGTTAAATAGAAATTATTGCACCCGGCGTTTCACATGTTGCAACAAGCAACACTGATTTTTCTTCTCCGTTTCAAGCGCGTATACCATGCCTTCGCATTTGAGAAAGCAAAATCCGGGACAAAACTATTCAATCTTACTCTTCGAATTGGAAAATGCTAAGATGGCTTCTCGAATAGCTTGTCCCTTATAATTCTTCTCGTTGCAAGGATTCTCAAAATGGCCTTTTTTCGCAAATCCCAAGAAGACGAAAAGCCTTCGGTCCCGCAGGAGATACTCGATCTGCGCGCAGGAATCGACAAAGCACGGTTGCCCGATCACGTTCGCCCTGCAGCTCAAAAAGAATTGGAGAGACTGGAAAGAACGGATCCTTCGCTTCCGGAATACATTATCGGGTTAACCTACCTGGATTATCTGCTGTCTCTTCCCTGGAATCGTTATACGGATGACAATCTCGATCTTCAACGAGCCGAACAAATTCTGGAGCGTCAACATTACGGGCTGCACCATGCCAAGCAACGAGTGCTCGAATTTCTTGCGGTTCGGACTCTCAGGAGTCATAGGAAATTTCGCATCCTTATTGTTGATGACGAGGAAATGGCTCGTTCAAACATGGAGCACGTAATCAGCAAAGAAGGTTACGAGGTTCAGACTGCTGCCAACGGCCTGGAGGCGCTTCATCGTCTGCAAAGTGAGACGTTCGACCTCGTCATCACGGATCTCAAGATGGAGAAGCTTGATGGAATGGAGCTGCTTCAATCGGCAAAGCAGTCTTCTACGCCTCCGGAAATTATTCTCGTTACAGGGTATGCCACTGTGGATTCCGCTGTTGACGCCTTCAGCAAAGGTGCTGCACATTATCTGATAAAACCCTACAAACTTGACGATCTCAGGTCGATTGTGAACCGAACCCTCGATAAGAAGAGACATGCTCAATTCACTCGAGGTCCGATTCTTTGCTTTGCCGGTGCTCCGGGAACGGGAAAGACGTCAATTGGACAGGCTATTGCCGAATCGATGCAGCGAAAATTCGCACGGATCTCTCTTGCCGGCTTGCGGGACGAAGCTGAACTGAGGGGACACAGACGGACGTACGTCGGAGCAATGCCCGGGAGAATCATCAGTGAAATCAAGAATCTCAATCTGAAAAATCCGGTGCTGATGCTGGACGAAATCGATAAGATAGGGCAGGATTTCAAGGGCGATCCGGCTTCCGTCTTATTGGAAATTTTGGACCCGGAACAGAACCACGGGTTCAGAGATCACTATCTTGATGTTCCTTTTGACCTCTCCGCGGTCATGTTCATTGCAACTGCAAATGTTGTGGATAATCTGCCTTCCGCGCTTTTGGACCGACTCGAAGTCATCCAATTTCCGGGTTATACCGAAGCTGAGAAGATGGAGATTTCGGAGCGCTTTCTTATCCCTCGGCAGCTTTCCGACTGTGGACTGAGCGACCGAGATATCACATTCGAGGATGATGCTATAACTACTATCATCAGGGATTACACTCGAGAAGCCGGGCTGCGAAATCTTGAACGCGAAATCGCCAATGTGTGCCGCAGGCTCGCGTTTCTTCATCTTCTGCAAGGAGATCGGAACACTCCTGCAATTGTGAATTCTGGTATGGTGGCAGAATTTCTCGGTCCGAGAAAATATCGCCATGAAATTGCTGAAGCGAAGGATCGCATTGGCATTGCAACGGGGCTGGTTTGGACCGAATTCGGAGGAGAGATAATTTTTGTTGAAGCTGTGCGAATGAGAGGAAGTCAGCAGCTTATCCTAACCGGCTCTTTGGGAGATATACTTCGAGAATCGGCTCAGACTGCCTTGAGCTATATCAGGAGCAATGCGGAAGCACTTGGCATCGATCCGGACTTCTTCCACAATTCGGATATTCATGTCCATATTCCTGCCGGAGCCATACCGAAGGATGGACCTTCAGCCGGTATTACCATCTGCATGGCGCTTATATCGCTCCTGACCTCTCGTCCGGCGAAACGTGATATAGCCATGAGCGGCGAGATAACCCTGAGCGGTCGAATCCTTCCGGTAAGCGGTATCCGTGAAAAGCTGCTTGCCGCACAGCGAGCAGGAATCAAAACAGTGATTTTTCCCGCAAGGAATCAGGCCGATGTTGAGTCGTGTTCCAGTGAAATTACGAAGAACATCAAAGTCGTTCTGGCTGAAGAGATGATCGAAATTGTAGATCTGGTGCTTCCGGTGATATAGCTTTTTCTTGCAGCACCATGGATTTCGGCGGTGCCAGAAATTCTTTACGCTGTTTGATAAAGCTTCTTACGGATAGCTGCTCCCTGATTCTACTTTGGCGATATTATAGTAATTGCCAAAATCAATGTCCGATTGAGGATTAGGAGTATTGGTGGGTGCCGGCCTCCGTGCCGGCACATCTTCAATATGATAAATGATATCGCTAGAATGGACCGGCAGAGACGCCGGCCCCTACCAAATATCCTGTAATTCACACGCGGGCTAAACGACAGAATTCTTGGCACCGACCATACATTTATCTTGTTGCGACTATTTCCCGCATAGCACGTAAAACCGCATCCACATCAGGGAGCGTATTGAACGGCCCCAGACTGAAGCGCACTCCACCGGCCGGAGATGTCCCCAGGTCAAGATGTGTTAATGGAGCGCAATGGAGACCGCTTCGTGTAGCGATGTGAAAGTCGCCATCGAGAATGTCTCCCAGATCTCGAGCATCCATTCCGGCGATATTGCACATAAGCACCGCGACATGATTATTCAGATCGTTTGCGCGGTACAGGTGCACTTGATCCATCTCGGCAAATCCATCACGAAGTCGCCTGCAAAGCATCATCTCTTCCCGGTAAATGTTCTCTATGCCTCGTCTGGTTATATAACGAATCCCGGCAGAAAGCCCGATGATCCCAAGCAGGTTGATCGTTCCGGCTTCCAAGCGGAAAGGGTAATCGTCCGTCTGAAGCAGACTGCTTGAATCGACACCTGTGCCCCCGAATCGTGTCGGT
The sequence above is a segment of the Desulfomonile tiedjei DSM 6799 genome. Coding sequences within it:
- the lon gene encoding endopeptidase La, whose amino-acid sequence is MAFFRKSQEDEKPSVPQEILDLRAGIDKARLPDHVRPAAQKELERLERTDPSLPEYIIGLTYLDYLLSLPWNRYTDDNLDLQRAEQILERQHYGLHHAKQRVLEFLAVRTLRSHRKFRILIVDDEEMARSNMEHVISKEGYEVQTAANGLEALHRLQSETFDLVITDLKMEKLDGMELLQSAKQSSTPPEIILVTGYATVDSAVDAFSKGAAHYLIKPYKLDDLRSIVNRTLDKKRHAQFTRGPILCFAGAPGTGKTSIGQAIAESMQRKFARISLAGLRDEAELRGHRRTYVGAMPGRIISEIKNLNLKNPVLMLDEIDKIGQDFKGDPASVLLEILDPEQNHGFRDHYLDVPFDLSAVMFIATANVVDNLPSALLDRLEVIQFPGYTEAEKMEISERFLIPRQLSDCGLSDRDITFEDDAITTIIRDYTREAGLRNLEREIANVCRRLAFLHLLQGDRNTPAIVNSGMVAEFLGPRKYRHEIAEAKDRIGIATGLVWTEFGGEIIFVEAVRMRGSQQLILTGSLGDILRESAQTALSYIRSNAEALGIDPDFFHNSDIHVHIPAGAIPKDGPSAGITICMALISLLTSRPAKRDIAMSGEITLSGRILPVSGIREKLLAAQRAGIKTVIFPARNQADVESCSSEITKNIKVVLAEEMIEIVDLVLPVI